In Gadus chalcogrammus isolate NIFS_2021 chromosome 1, NIFS_Gcha_1.0, whole genome shotgun sequence, one DNA window encodes the following:
- the LOC130389667 gene encoding matrix metalloproteinase-9-like, translated as MRSTAIALLVLGMCTMETFSLPVKSVFVTFPGDVINNMTDVEMADKYLKRFGYLETLQRSGFQSLVSTSKALKTLQKRMGLEETGLLDKTTLDIMKRPRCGVPDIRSYQSFDGDLKWDHNDVTYRILNYSPDMAPSLTDDAFARAFKVWSDVTPLTFTRLFDGTADIMISFGKANHGDPYPFDGKDGLLAHAYPPGEGIQGDAHFDDDEIWTLGQGTVVKTLYGNAEGALCHFPFTFLGKSYSSCTTDGRSDNLPWCSTTADFGTDKKFGFCPSELLYTFGGNSDDKPCVFPFVFLGETYDSCTTEGRNDGYRWCSTTDNFDNDKKFGFCPSRETAVVGGNSEGESCRFPFQFQGNSYDSCTSEGRNDGRLWCATTDNFDTDTKWGFCPDQGYSLFLVAAHEFGHALGLDHSKVRDALMFPMYRFIENFSLNEDDVEGIQYLYGPKTGPDPSPPGPITTTTTRPTTTTTPTPVDPDNDVCQVTTFDAITEIGNVLHFFKDGYYWKKTNSDKAKGPFAISEGWPALPAKIDSAFEDPETKKMYFFAGTQFWVYTGKKVLGPRSIEKLGLPSSVQTVEGSVQRKGSKVLLFNGENYWRLDVKTLKMDRGYPRTTDTVFGGVPSDVHDVFLYKGHLYFCRDRFYWRMNSRRQVNRVGYIKYDLLKCKDASGLQA; from the exons ATGAGGTCCACTGCGATAGCGTTGCTGGTTTTGGGGATGTGCACAATGGAGACGTTCAGCCTTCCTGTCAAGTCTGTGTTCGTCACCTTCCCGGGAGATGTCATCAACAACATGACTGACGTGGAGATGGCAGAT AAATACCTGAAGAGGTTTGGCTACTTGGAGACTCTGCAGCGCAGCGGCTTCCAGTCCCTCGTGTCCACGTCCAAAGCTCTGAAGACGCTGCAGAAGCGGATGGGTCTGGAGGAGACCGGACTGCTGGACAAGACCACGCTGGACATCATGAAACGCCCCCGCTGTGGGGTCCCAGACATTCGCAGCTACCAGTCCTTCGACGGAGACCTCAAATGGGACCACAACGACGTCACCTACAG GATCCTGAACTACTCCCCTGATATGGCACCCTCCCTGACCGACGACGCCTTCGCCAGGGCCTTCAAGGTGTGGAGTGACGTGACTCCTCTCACCTTTACCCGTCTATTTGACGGAACCGCCGATATCATGATATCCTTCGGGAAAGCCA ATCATGGGGACCCGTATCCATTTGACGGAAAGGACGGCCTCTTGGCCCACGCCTACCCCCCCGGCGAAGGGATCCAGGGTGACGCCCACTTTGACGATGATGAGATCTGGACCCTAGGCCAAGGGACAG TTGTGAAGACGTTGTACGGCAATGCAGAGGGAGCTTTGTGCCACTTCCCTTTCACCTTCCTCGGAAAGTCGTACAGCAGCTGTACCACGGACGGACGCTCCGACAACCTGCCATGGTGTTCCACTACAGCCGACTTTGGAACGGACAAGAAGTTTGGCTTCTGCCCCAGTGAAC TTTTGTACACGTTCGGAGGCAACAGCGATGACAAACCATGCGTATTTCCCTTCGTATTTCTTGGGGAGACGTACGATAGTTGCACCACGGAGGGCCGTAATGACGGCTACCGCTGGTGTTCCACCACTGACAACTTTGACAACGACAAGAAATTTGGATTTTGCCCCAGTCGTG AAACGGCTGTGGTCGGAGGAAATTCAGAGGGCGAGTCTTGTCGCTTCCCCTTCCAGTTCCAGGGGAATTCGTACGACTCCTGCACTAGCGAGGGACGCAATGACGGAAGGCTATGGTGTGCCACCACTGATAACTTTGACACCGACACCAAATGGGGATTCTGTCCTGACCAag GGTACAGTCTGTTCCTGGTAGCAGCCCACGAGTTTGGACATGCCCTGGGCCTGGACCACTCCAAAGTCAGAGACGCACTTATGTTTCCCATGTACAGATTCATTGAGAACTTTTCCCTAAATGAGGACGACGTTGAAGGCATTCAGTATCTCTACG GACCTAAAACCGGCCCGGACCCCAGTCCCCCGGGTCCCATCACCACGACGACCACcagaccaacaacaaccaccacaccgACACCTGTAGATCCAGACAATGATGTCTGTCAGGTCACGACCTTTGACGCAATCACTGAGATTGGGAATGTGCTGCACTTCTTCAAGGATGG ATATTACTGGAAAAAGACCAACAGCGATAAGGCTAAGGGTCCATTTGCTATTTCTGAGGGGTGGCCGGCCCTGCCAGCTAAGATTGACTCTGCCTTTGAGGACCCGGAAACCAAAAAGATGTACTTCTTTGCAG GAACTCAGTTCTGGGTGTACACTGGCAAGAAGGTACTTGGACCCCGCAGCATCGAGAAGCTGGGCCTGCCGAGCAGTGTTCAGACGGTGGAGGGATCcgtgcagagaaaggggagcaAAGTCCTGCTCTTCAACGGGGAGAACTACTGGAG GCTTGATGTGAAGACTCTCAAGATGGACAGAGGATATCCTCGGACAACTGACACGGTCTTCGGCGGAGTTCCCAGTGATGTCCACGATGTTTTCTTGTACAAAG GTCACCTTTACTTCTGCCGTGATCGCTTCTACTGGCGCATGAATTCTCGTCGCCAGGTCAACCGTGTTGGCTACATCAAGTATGATCTCCTCAAGTGTAAAGACGCCTCCGGCCTGCAGGCCTGA